AATGCCAATATCATACAGGCACAGCTGCTTTTTTTGCAATCGCTCGATGCCCATAAAGACATCCAGCTGTATGTCAATTCGCCCGGAGGTTCCGTTTATGCAGGCTTTGGCATTTACGACACCATGCAATACATCTCGCCCGATGTTGCTACGATTTGTACAGGAGTCGCGCTCTCTATGGGGTCGGTATTACTGTGTGCCGGAGCGGCAGGAAAACGGTCGGCGCTGAAGCATTCGCGCGTCATGATCCACCAGACCTCAAGCGGTGCGCAGGGCACGGCAGCCGACCTTGACATCAGCATAAAGCAAGTTCTTAAAATACAGGAAGAGTTGTACCAAATGATCGCTACGCATAGCGGCCAGACGTAT
Above is a genomic segment from Flavobacterium album containing:
- a CDS encoding ATP-dependent Clp protease proteolytic subunit; translated protein: MNSKEFRNYAVKHHRINSIYVDKYIANTQAYAKPMALTPYIMEERQLNVAQLDVFSRLMVDRVIFLGEAVEERNANIIQAQLLFLQSLDAHKDIQLYVNSPGGSVYAGFGIYDTMQYISPDVATICTGVALSMGSVLLCAGAAGKRSALKHSRVMIHQTSSGAQGTAADLDISIKQVLKIQEELYQMIATHSGQTYETICKVGERDYWMTATEAKEFGMIDEIL